The following coding sequences lie in one Bacteroidota bacterium genomic window:
- the pnp gene encoding polyribonucleotide nucleotidyltransferase, with product MPQAITQEISLPDGRLVTIETGRLAKQADGAVVLKVGKTMLLATVVSAKEAKEDVDFLPLSVDYKEKFAATGKFPGGFFKREGRPSDYEVLIARLVDRALRPLFPDDYHAETQVVINLISGENDVPPDAFAALAASSALMVSDIPFNGPISEVRVARINGEFVINPNSSVLENADLDLMVAATFDNIVMVEGECKEVSEAVMLEALKVAHETIKGQCQAQMELASKVEKSSPKRTYCHEVNDEELRKAVHDFGYEKCYALALKGNPDKHARAEAFEAVRDAFIETLPEEEREAKSGLVKRYFHDVEKKAVRDAILNERVRLDGRKLDEIRPIWCEVDYLPSTHGSAIFTRGETQSLVTVTLGTKLDEQTIDGAVFEGTSNFMLHYNFPSFSTGEAKPSRGVSRREIGHGNLAERALKPMVPNGDENPYTIRVVSDILESNGSSSMASVCGGTLALLDAGVKLKKPVAGIAMGLISSGSPDKYAVLSDILGDEDHLGDMDFKVTGTKDGITACQMDIKVDGLTYEILEKALEQARLGRLHILNEMAKVITQPRPDYKEHVPRIEKMFVDKEFIGAIIGPGGKIIQEMQRETNTTIVIEEKGEFGVIDIVSPNKESIELAKARIRAIVAVPEVGEEYLGTVKSILPFGAFVEILPGKDGLLHISEIEWRRLDTVESVLKVGDKVKVKLIGIDSKTNKMKLSRKVLLPKPEGGKKM from the coding sequence ATGCCTCAAGCAATCACACAGGAAATCAGCCTGCCCGACGGTCGGCTGGTAACCATCGAAACCGGCCGCCTGGCCAAACAAGCCGACGGAGCCGTAGTGCTCAAGGTGGGCAAAACCATGCTGCTGGCCACAGTGGTCTCAGCCAAAGAAGCCAAGGAAGACGTCGATTTTCTTCCACTCAGCGTCGATTACAAGGAAAAATTTGCTGCAACAGGCAAATTCCCCGGTGGCTTTTTCAAACGCGAAGGACGGCCGTCGGATTATGAAGTGCTCATCGCACGCCTGGTGGACAGGGCATTGCGTCCGCTCTTCCCCGACGACTATCATGCCGAAACCCAGGTGGTCATTAACCTCATCTCGGGCGAAAACGATGTGCCGCCGGATGCGTTTGCCGCATTGGCAGCTTCGTCTGCACTTATGGTTTCCGATATCCCTTTCAACGGCCCCATCTCGGAAGTCAGGGTAGCACGCATTAACGGCGAATTTGTGATCAATCCCAACAGCAGTGTACTCGAAAACGCTGACCTCGATCTCATGGTAGCCGCCACTTTCGACAATATCGTTATGGTAGAAGGCGAATGCAAGGAAGTATCGGAGGCTGTAATGCTCGAAGCGCTCAAAGTGGCTCACGAAACCATCAAAGGACAATGCCAAGCCCAGATGGAACTCGCTTCGAAGGTGGAAAAATCTTCACCCAAAAGAACATATTGCCACGAAGTGAACGACGAAGAGCTTCGCAAAGCGGTGCACGATTTTGGTTATGAAAAGTGCTACGCACTGGCGCTCAAAGGAAACCCCGACAAGCATGCCCGTGCCGAAGCATTTGAAGCGGTGAGGGATGCCTTCATCGAAACCCTGCCCGAAGAAGAGCGGGAGGCAAAAAGCGGTCTTGTCAAACGCTATTTCCACGATGTGGAAAAGAAAGCCGTGCGCGATGCTATTCTCAATGAGCGCGTGCGCCTCGATGGCCGCAAACTCGACGAAATCCGACCCATCTGGTGCGAGGTCGATTATCTGCCATCTACCCATGGATCAGCCATCTTCACACGTGGAGAAACCCAGTCGCTGGTCACCGTTACCCTGGGCACCAAATTGGACGAGCAAACCATTGATGGCGCTGTCTTTGAGGGCACAAGCAACTTTATGCTGCACTACAATTTTCCCTCGTTCTCCACAGGCGAAGCAAAGCCCAGCCGGGGTGTAAGCCGTCGCGAAATTGGCCATGGCAACCTGGCTGAACGCGCCCTCAAACCCATGGTCCCCAACGGCGACGAAAATCCATACACCATACGCGTCGTATCCGATATCCTCGAGTCGAACGGCTCAAGCTCCATGGCATCAGTCTGCGGCGGTACACTGGCCCTGCTCGACGCAGGTGTCAAATTGAAAAAACCTGTCGCAGGTATTGCTATGGGTCTGATTTCCAGTGGTTCGCCTGACAAATATGCTGTATTAAGCGACATCCTCGGCGACGAAGACCACCTCGGCGACATGGACTTCAAGGTTACCGGCACCAAAGATGGAATAACTGCTTGCCAGATGGATATCAAAGTGGACGGGCTCACTTACGAAATTCTTGAAAAAGCCCTCGAACAGGCTCGACTCGGCCGCCTGCACATCCTCAATGAAATGGCAAAAGTAATCACCCAGCCCAGGCCTGATTACAAAGAACATGTGCCTCGTATCGAGAAAATGTTTGTGGATAAAGAATTCATTGGCGCCATTATTGGACCCGGCGGAAAGATTATCCAGGAGATGCAGCGTGAGACCAACACTACGATTGTCATCGAAGAAAAAGGTGAATTTGGTGTCATCGATATTGTGTCGCCCAACAAGGAAAGTATCGAACTGGCCAAAGCCCGCATCCGTGCCATTGTAGCCGTGCCCGAAGTAGGCGAAGAATACCTTGGCACCGTGAAAAGCATCCTGCCTTTCGGCGCATTCGTCGAAATCCTGCCCGGAAAAGACGGACTGCTGCACATTTCCGAAATTGAATGGCGCCGCCTCGATACGGTCGAAAGCGTGCTGAAAGTTGGCGACAAGGTGAAAGTGAAACTCATCGGTATCGACTCCAAGACGAACAAGATGAAACTTTCCAGAAAAGTGCTGCTTCCAAAACCTGAAGGCGGTAAGAAAATGTAA
- a CDS encoding sodium:solute symporter: MAASSLILTVFTAYVLLLFLFSWFTSRKTNNEAYFIGNRKSPWYVVAYGMIGASLSGVTFISIPGWVGQTQFTYLMVVFGYLFGYLVIAYVLLPIYYRMNLVSIYSYLQSRFGTASQKTGALFFILSRLIGASFRMFLVINVLHLFIFQSFGFPFWTTALLFVVIITLYSFNGGIRTIVWTDTLQTTFMLGALVATFYIIGEKLGIHMGGLLQRAVDEGYTKIFETDWRHDRFYLKQFFSGMFITIVMTGLDQDMMQKNLSCRSLADARKNVITLGALLIPVNLMFLFLGASLYIYATDSGILLNFPSDELFPKLAVEHFGGAVAVIFFIGLIAAAFSSADGAITALTTSTIYDILGKKNESESSLEKLRYLIHFFISSLIILINVLFRNINDKAVIDSLFTIAGYTYGPLLGLFTFGIFTPNKVNDKLVPLVAIISPVLSWLLNKYSVELLWGYRFGFELLILNGALTFFGLWLIKKQK; this comes from the coding sequence ATGGCCGCTTCTTCGCTCATACTCACGGTTTTCACAGCATATGTGCTGCTGCTTTTCCTCTTTTCGTGGTTCACTTCGCGCAAAACGAACAATGAGGCCTACTTTATCGGAAACAGAAAGTCGCCCTGGTATGTGGTGGCTTACGGGATGATAGGCGCCTCGCTATCTGGTGTTACTTTTATCAGTATCCCCGGCTGGGTCGGACAAACACAATTCACCTATCTGATGGTTGTGTTTGGCTATCTGTTTGGATACCTGGTTATTGCATATGTGCTGCTTCCGATTTACTACAGGATGAATTTGGTCTCCATATACAGTTACCTGCAAAGCCGGTTTGGAACTGCCAGCCAGAAAACCGGAGCGTTGTTTTTTATTCTTTCGCGACTCATCGGGGCTTCGTTCCGCATGTTTCTGGTAATAAACGTATTACATTTGTTTATTTTCCAAAGTTTTGGTTTCCCGTTCTGGACAACAGCATTGCTTTTCGTAGTGATAATCACCCTGTATTCCTTCAACGGAGGCATTCGTACGATTGTGTGGACCGATACACTGCAAACCACTTTTATGCTTGGCGCACTGGTAGCTACTTTTTACATCATCGGCGAGAAACTTGGGATCCACATGGGTGGACTTTTGCAAAGAGCTGTTGATGAAGGATATACGAAAATTTTTGAAACAGACTGGCGTCATGATCGCTTTTACCTGAAGCAGTTTTTCAGCGGAATGTTTATCACAATTGTGATGACAGGGCTGGATCAGGACATGATGCAGAAGAATCTGAGTTGCCGTTCGCTGGCCGATGCCCGGAAAAATGTCATCACCCTCGGTGCCCTGCTCATCCCCGTGAATCTCATGTTTCTTTTTCTGGGGGCCTCGCTTTACATTTACGCAACCGATAGCGGTATTTTACTCAACTTTCCTTCCGACGAACTTTTTCCCAAACTGGCGGTTGAACACTTTGGAGGTGCAGTGGCTGTAATATTCTTTATAGGCCTCATCGCAGCTGCATTTTCAAGTGCCGACGGCGCAATCACAGCATTAACCACCTCCACCATCTACGACATCCTGGGCAAAAAAAATGAGTCGGAATCTTCCTTAGAAAAATTGCGCTACCTGATTCATTTTTTTATTTCTTCGCTGATCATTTTAATCAACGTTCTTTTCAGAAACATCAACGACAAAGCGGTAATCGACAGCCTGTTCACCATTGCCGGCTACACCTACGGACCACTGCTTGGCCTGTTCACGTTCGGCATTTTTACGCCCAACAAGGTCAACGACAAGCTGGTTCCTTTGGTTGCAATCATCTCGCCGGTTTTGTCCTGGTTGCTCAACAAGTACTCCGTCGAACTTTTGTGGGGCTACCGATTTGGTTTTGAGTTGCTGATTCTGAACGGTGCATTGACATTTTTTGGATTATGGCTCATTAAAAAACAGAAATAA
- a CDS encoding glycosyltransferase — protein sequence MRIVCFGPGPKFKGGIANYNTSLARALDKIPGNEVFIVSWTHQYPAIIPRDFIDRKSRQDQLAGTNIKVRYLTNYNNPLSWLKTAATIARLEPDMVIFQWAISIQGLPMGVIASRLKKLTKAAIVFDLHFVLQKEGSRIDALFTRFALNKADRFVVHALRTAQELRSLFPNRRFVILNDGEVANAGEGRVVRLYHPVYDMFTPDPAFDKQTHKAAMNLREHVFLFFGFIRKYKGLHLAIEAFARLRTERNDVSLLIVGESFWQTLDNSKWTTRFKKALFGAAGKIFLKNKDDEGDYKPLELIDQLGIRDAVHVVNEFVPNEEVHKYFQVSDNLLLFYLTATPSGVESIGYNFQIPMLATAVGHFPETIKDGYNGYLAKPLDLEDMCNVMRKAIAQPIPRENVAKTAEGMSWANYAGAIITYLK from the coding sequence ATGCGAATAGTCTGTTTTGGACCGGGTCCGAAATTTAAAGGCGGCATTGCAAACTACAACACTTCTCTGGCCCGTGCCCTTGATAAAATACCTGGAAACGAGGTATTTATAGTCTCCTGGACCCATCAATACCCTGCCATCATCCCGCGCGATTTTATCGACCGCAAAAGCCGGCAGGACCAACTTGCGGGTACCAATATCAAGGTGCGCTACCTCACCAACTACAACAATCCCCTGAGCTGGCTCAAAACCGCTGCAACCATCGCCCGGCTCGAACCGGATATGGTTATCTTTCAATGGGCGATATCCATTCAGGGGCTTCCAATGGGTGTGATTGCCTCGCGACTGAAAAAACTTACCAAAGCTGCCATCGTTTTCGACCTGCATTTTGTGCTTCAGAAAGAAGGGAGCAGGATCGATGCGCTGTTCACCCGTTTTGCCCTGAACAAGGCTGACCGTTTTGTGGTACACGCCCTCAGGACTGCGCAGGAACTCAGGTCGTTATTCCCCAATCGCCGCTTTGTCATCCTGAACGACGGTGAAGTAGCCAATGCAGGAGAGGGTAGGGTGGTCAGGTTGTATCATCCTGTTTACGACATGTTTACACCCGATCCGGCCTTCGACAAACAGACACACAAGGCTGCCATGAACCTGCGCGAACACGTGTTTCTGTTCTTCGGTTTCATCCGTAAATACAAAGGCCTGCATCTGGCCATAGAGGCTTTTGCCAGGCTCCGTACCGAGCGAAACGACGTCAGCCTGCTTATTGTAGGAGAGTCGTTCTGGCAAACGCTCGACAATTCGAAGTGGACCACCAGGTTCAAAAAGGCACTGTTTGGAGCAGCCGGAAAGATTTTTCTGAAAAACAAGGATGATGAGGGCGACTACAAACCATTGGAACTCATTGATCAGCTTGGCATAAGGGATGCCGTACATGTGGTCAATGAATTTGTGCCCAACGAAGAGGTGCATAAGTACTTCCAGGTGAGCGACAACCTGTTGCTGTTTTACCTCACTGCCACACCTTCAGGGGTTGAATCGATTGGCTATAACTTCCAGATACCGATGCTGGCAACGGCTGTCGGCCATTTTCCGGAAACCATCAAAGACGGATACAACGGATACTTGGCTAAACCACTCGACCTTGAAGACATGTGCAACGTGATGCGAAAAGCGATAGCGCAGCCCATACCACGCGAAAATGTAGCCAAAACAGCCGAAGGCATGAGCTGGGCAAACTACGCCGGAGCAATCATTACCTACCTTAAATAA
- a CDS encoding sigma-70 family RNA polymerase sigma factor — MRQLKITKQVTNRETASLDKYLQEIGKVELITAEEEVELARRIKQGDRAALEKLTKANLRFVVSVSKQYQNQGLSLPDLINEGNLGLIKAAQRFDETRGFKFISYAVWWIRQSILQALAEQSRIVRLPLNKIGSINKINKAYAKLEQEFEREPNSEEIAELLEITETEVKESLKNAGRHISMDAPLVQDEDNTMYDVLRSEESITPETELLYESLRKEIDRAISTLTPREADVIRLYFGLNGSHPMTLEEIGEKFDLTRERVRQIKEKAIRRLKHTSRSKILKSYLG; from the coding sequence ATGAGACAACTAAAAATTACCAAACAAGTTACCAACAGGGAAACTGCCTCGCTCGACAAGTACCTTCAGGAGATTGGTAAGGTCGAACTCATCACTGCAGAGGAAGAGGTGGAGCTTGCACGGCGAATAAAACAAGGCGACAGGGCAGCCCTGGAAAAACTGACCAAGGCCAATCTGCGTTTTGTGGTATCAGTTTCTAAGCAGTATCAAAATCAGGGCCTTAGTCTGCCCGACCTCATCAACGAAGGCAACCTTGGCCTGATTAAAGCTGCACAGCGCTTCGACGAAACACGTGGCTTCAAATTTATCTCATACGCAGTCTGGTGGATCCGTCAGTCCATTCTTCAGGCACTCGCCGAGCAGTCACGCATTGTTCGCCTCCCGCTCAACAAGATCGGTTCGATCAATAAGATAAACAAAGCTTATGCAAAGCTCGAGCAGGAGTTCGAACGCGAACCCAATTCGGAAGAGATTGCCGAGTTGCTCGAGATTACGGAAACCGAGGTAAAAGAATCGCTCAAAAATGCAGGAAGACACATCAGCATGGATGCCCCGCTCGTTCAGGATGAGGACAACACCATGTACGATGTGCTGCGCAGCGAGGAATCGATCACTCCCGAAACCGAACTGCTCTACGAGTCGCTCCGCAAAGAAATCGACCGCGCCATTTCCACACTCACACCACGTGAAGCCGACGTAATCCGGCTTTATTTCGGACTCAATGGAAGCCACCCGATGACCCTGGAAGAAATCGGCGAAAAGTTTGACCTCACCCGCGAAAGGGTACGCCAGATTAAGGAAAAAGCCATTAGAAGACTCAAACATACCTCACGCAGCAAGATACTGAAAAGCTATCTGGGATAA
- a CDS encoding DMT family protein, whose amino-acid sequence MKSVTTILLLILSNAFMTLAWYGHLKFKDLKGFDQLNLTWIVLISWSIALFEYMFQVPANRIGYQGNGGPFSLVELKVLQEVITLSVFMIFTLLVFRNETFRLNHIIGFVFLVLAVYFIFKK is encoded by the coding sequence GTGAAATCGGTAACTACCATCTTATTGCTCATTCTCTCGAACGCGTTTATGACCCTTGCCTGGTACGGACACCTGAAATTCAAGGACTTAAAGGGGTTTGATCAGTTAAATCTCACCTGGATTGTGCTGATCAGCTGGTCAATAGCCTTGTTTGAGTACATGTTCCAGGTGCCGGCCAACCGCATAGGTTACCAGGGCAACGGAGGCCCATTTAGCCTGGTGGAACTCAAAGTGCTTCAGGAAGTCATCACCCTGTCGGTGTTCATGATTTTCACCCTACTCGTTTTTCGCAACGAGACTTTCAGGCTGAATCACATCATCGGATTTGTGTTTCTGGTACTTGCCGTGTACTTCATATTTAAGAAGTAG
- a CDS encoding D-sedoheptulose 7-phosphate isomerase, giving the protein MDIPDIIAASVAVKQKMLSDPELLKRIEDLAGLAVEVYRGGGKLLFCGNGGSASDAQHLAAELSGRFQFDRAPLFAEALHVNTSYLTAVSNDYGYEQTYARLVRAMGRQGDLLIALSTSGNSPNIVQAVKAAKEGGMHVAGLTGSTGGKMNPWCDLLICVPSDVTARIQEAHILIGHIICELIENQLFGPK; this is encoded by the coding sequence ATGGATATCCCAGACATTATCGCAGCCTCGGTGGCTGTGAAGCAAAAAATGTTATCCGATCCCGAACTGCTGAAACGCATTGAGGACCTTGCCGGCCTGGCTGTGGAAGTATATCGGGGTGGCGGAAAACTGCTTTTCTGCGGCAATGGAGGCAGTGCCTCTGATGCACAGCATCTTGCAGCAGAACTCAGCGGACGATTTCAGTTCGACCGGGCACCCTTGTTTGCCGAGGCGCTGCACGTGAATACTTCCTACCTTACGGCGGTGAGCAACGATTACGGCTACGAACAGACTTATGCCAGGTTGGTGCGAGCCATGGGCAGGCAGGGCGATTTGCTCATTGCACTCAGCACTTCCGGAAACTCGCCCAACATTGTGCAAGCAGTAAAAGCAGCAAAAGAAGGCGGTATGCATGTGGCTGGACTTACCGGCTCGACAGGCGGAAAGATGAATCCCTGGTGCGATTTGCTCATTTGCGTGCCCTCGGATGTTACCGCCCGCATACAGGAAGCCCACATCCTGATCGGGCACATCATCTGCGAACTTATCGAAAATCAGCTCTTTGGTCCAAAATGA
- a CDS encoding HAD-IIIA family hydrolase, whose amino-acid sequence MSPHNKLPDVGCNWSLFLDRDGVINQRPPGDYVRNISGFVWLPGVLDAIANLSGIFGRIVVVTNQQGVGLGLMSKTELDQIHAWMQEQIALHGGKIDLVLCCTMRKDEPENCRKPGLSMAMQAKSHFPEIDFSRSFMVGDTESDIIFGRNAGMLTVMVGDEACNPPPDFRVSSLAEFAGLFMNKTI is encoded by the coding sequence ATGAGCCCACACAACAAGCTACCCGACGTTGGCTGCAACTGGTCGCTCTTTCTGGACCGCGATGGAGTGATCAACCAACGACCACCGGGTGACTATGTGCGCAACATTTCCGGATTTGTCTGGCTGCCAGGGGTCCTCGATGCCATTGCAAACCTCTCAGGAATTTTTGGCCGTATTGTGGTGGTAACCAATCAACAAGGTGTCGGATTGGGCCTCATGAGCAAGACCGAACTCGATCAGATCCATGCCTGGATGCAGGAACAGATAGCGCTTCACGGTGGAAAAATCGATTTGGTGCTGTGCTGCACCATGCGTAAAGATGAGCCCGAAAATTGCAGAAAACCAGGGCTTAGCATGGCCATGCAGGCAAAATCTCATTTTCCAGAAATTGATTTCAGCCGGTCGTTCATGGTAGGTGATACAGAAAGCGACATCATTTTCGGCCGGAATGCCGGAATGCTCACCGTGATGGTTGGCGATGAAGCCTGCAATCCGCCACCTGACTTCAGGGTTAGTAGCCTGGCTGAGTTTGCCGGCCTTTTTATGAATAAAACCATTTAA